A genomic region of Neisseria cinerea contains the following coding sequences:
- a CDS encoding hemerythrin domain-containing protein has translation MNPFETKSVTFAEPIEMLYACHGKVRRFCGQVAMLSDYIAENGCNQIVLQTIRQIAQYFNVAAPLHHEDEEENFFPLLLQYAPQAQESVDELLRQHVSLHGNWDAVAAEFAKLEADNAYIPDAEAFKRFVAGYDVHLAIEEPLFDMGKTFIPKEKLTEIGEIMAARRRR, from the coding sequence ATGAATCCGTTTGAAACCAAAAGCGTTACCTTTGCCGAACCGATTGAAATGCTGTATGCCTGCCACGGCAAAGTGCGCCGTTTCTGCGGCCAAGTCGCCATGCTGTCGGACTACATCGCCGAAAACGGCTGCAATCAGATTGTTTTGCAAACCATCCGCCAAATTGCCCAGTATTTTAACGTTGCCGCGCCGCTGCACCATGAAGACGAAGAAGAAAATTTCTTCCCGCTCCTGCTGCAATACGCGCCGCAAGCCCAAGAAAGCGTGGACGAGCTTTTGCGCCAACATGTAAGCCTACATGGCAACTGGGATGCCGTGGCTGCCGAATTTGCCAAACTCGAAGCAGACAACGCCTATATCCCTGATGCGGAAGCGTTCAAACGCTTTGTGGCAGGTTACGATGTGCATCTGGCGATTGAAGAACCCTTGTTCGACATGGGCAAAACGTTTATCCCCAAAGAGAAACTGACCGAGATCGGCGAAATCATGGCGGCGCGCCGACGCAGATAA
- the dapE gene encoding succinyl-diaminopimelate desuccinylase, with the protein MTETRSLELAKELISRPSVTPDDRDCQKLLAERLHKIGFAAEELDFGDTKNIWLRRGTKAPVVCFAGHTDVVPTGPVEKWDSPPFEPTERDGRLYGRGAADMKTSIACFVTACERFVAKHPDHQGSIALLITSDEEGDALDGTTKVVDVLKARDELIDYCIVGEPTAVDKLGDMIKNGRRGSLSGNLTVKGKQGHIAYPHLAINPVHTFAPALLELTQEVWDEGNEYFPPTSFQISNINGGTGATNVIPGELNVKFNFRFSTESTEAGLKQRVHAILDKHGVQYDLQWSCSGQPFLTHAGKLTDVARTAIAETCGVETELSTTGGTSDGRFIKAIAKELIELGPSNATIHQINENVRLDDIPKLSAVYEGILARLLAEKAV; encoded by the coding sequence ATGACCGAAACCCGATCCCTAGAACTCGCCAAAGAATTGATTTCCCGCCCATCCGTTACCCCCGACGACCGAGATTGCCAAAAACTGCTTGCTGAACGCCTGCACAAAATCGGTTTTGCGGCTGAAGAACTCGATTTCGGCGACACTAAAAACATCTGGTTGCGACGCGGCACGAAAGCTCCCGTCGTCTGTTTTGCCGGGCATACCGACGTTGTACCGACAGGCCCTGTTGAAAAATGGGATTCGCCCCCGTTTGAGCCGACCGAACGCGATGGAAGACTATACGGACGCGGCGCGGCGGACATGAAAACCAGTATCGCCTGCTTCGTTACCGCCTGCGAACGCTTCGTTGCCAAACATCCCGACCATCAAGGCAGCATTGCGCTCCTGATTACTTCCGACGAAGAGGGCGACGCGCTGGACGGCACGACCAAAGTCGTCGATGTGTTGAAAGCGCGCGACGAGCTTATCGACTACTGCATCGTCGGCGAACCGACCGCCGTGGACAAATTGGGCGATATGATTAAAAACGGCCGGCGCGGCTCGCTGTCGGGCAACCTAACCGTAAAAGGCAAACAAGGCCATATTGCCTATCCGCATTTGGCAATCAATCCCGTGCATACTTTTGCACCGGCCTTGTTAGAGTTAACGCAGGAAGTCTGGGACGAAGGCAACGAATACTTCCCGCCGACCAGCTTTCAAATTTCCAATATCAACGGCGGCACAGGCGCGACCAATGTCATTCCGGGCGAGCTGAACGTCAAATTCAATTTCCGCTTCTCCACCGAGTCCACAGAAGCAGGGCTGAAACAACGCGTCCACGCCATTTTGGACAAACACGGTGTGCAATACGATTTGCAGTGGTCGTGTTCGGGGCAGCCCTTTCTGACCCATGCGGGCAAACTGACCGACGTGGCACGCACCGCCATCGCAGAAACCTGCGGCGTAGAGACCGAATTGTCCACCACCGGCGGCACTTCGGACGGACGCTTCATTAAAGCCATTGCGAAAGAACTCATCGAATTAGGTCCGTCCAATGCCACCATCCACCAAATCAACGAAAACGTGCGGCTGGACGATATTCCTAAGCTGTCGGCGGTGTATGAGGGGATATTGGCGCGGTTGTTGGCTGAAAAGGCCGTCTGA
- the azu gene encoding azurin translates to MKAYLALISAAVIGLAACSQEPAAPAAEAPAASEAPAAEAPAASEAAPADAAAAPAAGNCATTVEANDAMQYNTKEIQVSKACKEFTITLKHTGTQPKTSMGHNLVIGKSEDMDGIFKDGVGAATTDYVKPDDARVVAYTKLIGGGEEASLTLDPAKLAGGEYKFACTFPGHGALMNGKVTLVD, encoded by the coding sequence ATGAAAGCTTATCTGGCTCTGATTTCTGCTGCCGTTATCGGTTTGGCTGCCTGCTCTCAAGAACCTGCTGCACCGGCTGCCGAGGCTCCTGCAGCTTCTGAGGCTCCTGCCGCTGAAGCACCTGCAGCCTCTGAGGCTGCACCGGCTGATGCCGCAGCCGCACCTGCCGCCGGCAACTGCGCAACTACTGTTGAAGCCAACGACGCTATGCAGTACAACACTAAAGAAATCCAAGTAAGCAAGGCTTGTAAAGAATTTACCATCACCCTGAAACACACCGGTACCCAACCTAAAACCAGCATGGGTCACAACCTTGTTATCGGTAAATCCGAAGACATGGATGGTATTTTCAAAGATGGTGTTGGCGCAGCTACAACCGACTATGTTAAACCTGATGATGCACGCGTTGTTGCCTACACCAAACTGATTGGCGGCGGCGAAGAAGCTTCCCTGACTCTGGATCCTGCTAAATTGGCCGGCGGCGAATATAAATTCGCTTGTACCTTCCCAGGTCACGGTGCTTTGATGAACGGTAAAGTGACTTTGGTTGACTAA
- the secA gene encoding preprotein translocase subunit SecA, with the protein MLTNIAKKIFGSRNDRLLKQYRKSVVKINALEEQMKALSDADLQAKTAEFKQRLADGQTLDDILVEAFAVCREASRRVLGMRHFDVQLIGGMVLHNGKIAEMRTGEGKTLVATLAVYLNALAGKGVHVVTVNDYLASRDAGIMEPLYNFLGLTVGVIISDMQPFDRQNAYAADITYGTNNEFGFDYLRDNMVTDQYDKVQRELNFAVVDEVDSILIDEARTPLIISGQADDNIQLYQIMNTVPPHLVRQETEEGEGDYWVDEKAHQVILSEAGHEHAEQILTQMGLLAENDSLYSAANISLMHHLMAALRAHSLFHKDQHYVIQDGEIVIVDEFTGRLMSGRRWSEGLHQAVEAKEGVEIKRENQTLASITFQNYFRLYTKLSGMTGTADTEAFEFQSIYNLETVIIPTNRPVQRKDFNDQIFRSTEEKFEAVVKDIEECHKRGQPVLIGTTSIENSELVSHLLQKAGLPHNVLNAKEHEREALIVAQAGKVGAITVATNMAGRGTDIVLGGNLKHQIDAIRTDETLNDDEKAAQISALENGWQEEHDKVMEAGGLHIIGTERHESRRIDNQLRGRSGRQGDPGSSRFYLSFEDPLLRLFALDRAAAILNRLAPERGVAIEHNLLTRQIEGAQRKVEGRNFDMRKQVLEYDDVANEQRKVIYSQRNEILTSKDISDLMKEIRFDVISGLVDIYMPPDSMEEQWDIPTLENRLAAEFRLHEDIQSWLKADNTIDGQDIKERLIERIENEYAAKTELVGKQAMADFERNVMLQVIDTQWREHLAAMDYLRQGIHLRSYAQKNPKQEYKREAFTMFQDLWNGIKFHIASLLTSVQIEQNPAAAVEEQPVGNIQSIHSESPDMEELLGQSQTDLVTEAFNPDGTDFSPEALEARGQIVHRNDPCPCGSGLKYKQCHGKLD; encoded by the coding sequence ATGCTGACAAACATCGCTAAGAAAATTTTCGGCAGCCGCAACGATAGGCTGCTCAAACAATACCGCAAATCCGTTGTCAAAATCAACGCACTCGAAGAACAAATGAAAGCCTTGAGCGATGCGGATTTACAGGCCAAAACAGCCGAATTCAAACAACGCCTGGCCGACGGACAGACTCTGGACGACATCTTGGTCGAAGCCTTCGCCGTCTGCCGCGAAGCATCCCGCCGTGTGCTCGGCATGCGCCACTTCGACGTGCAACTGATCGGCGGCATGGTGCTGCACAACGGTAAAATCGCCGAAATGCGCACCGGCGAAGGTAAAACCTTGGTCGCCACCCTTGCCGTTTATCTCAACGCACTTGCCGGCAAAGGCGTACACGTCGTAACCGTCAACGACTACCTTGCCTCACGCGATGCGGGCATCATGGAGCCCCTCTATAATTTCCTCGGCCTTACCGTGGGCGTGATTATTTCAGACATGCAGCCGTTCGACCGTCAAAACGCCTATGCCGCCGATATCACCTACGGCACAAATAATGAATTCGGCTTCGACTACCTGCGCGACAATATGGTTACCGACCAATACGACAAAGTACAGCGCGAATTGAATTTCGCCGTCGTTGACGAAGTGGACTCCATCTTAATTGACGAAGCGCGTACCCCACTGATTATTTCCGGCCAGGCGGACGACAACATCCAGCTCTACCAAATCATGAATACCGTTCCGCCCCACCTCGTCCGTCAAGAGACAGAAGAAGGAGAAGGCGACTATTGGGTCGACGAAAAGGCACATCAGGTCATCCTGAGCGAAGCAGGTCACGAACACGCCGAACAAATCCTGACCCAAATGGGGCTGCTGGCAGAAAACGACTCACTGTACTCGGCGGCAAATATCTCCCTGATGCACCACCTTATGGCAGCATTACGCGCGCACTCGCTGTTCCACAAAGACCAACATTACGTTATCCAAGACGGCGAAATCGTCATCGTGGACGAATTCACCGGCCGGCTGATGTCCGGCCGCCGCTGGTCCGAAGGCCTGCATCAAGCCGTAGAAGCCAAAGAAGGCGTGGAAATCAAACGCGAAAACCAAACCCTTGCCTCCATCACCTTCCAAAACTATTTCCGCCTGTACACCAAGCTCTCCGGCATGACTGGTACAGCAGATACCGAAGCTTTCGAGTTCCAAAGCATTTATAACCTCGAAACCGTCATTATCCCGACCAACCGCCCCGTACAGCGCAAAGACTTCAACGACCAGATTTTCCGTTCTACCGAAGAAAAATTTGAAGCCGTCGTCAAAGACATCGAAGAATGCCACAAACGCGGACAACCCGTCCTCATCGGCACCACCAGCATTGAAAACTCCGAACTGGTTTCCCATCTCCTGCAAAAAGCCGGACTGCCGCATAATGTTCTGAACGCCAAAGAACACGAACGCGAAGCGCTGATTGTCGCCCAGGCAGGTAAAGTCGGCGCCATTACCGTTGCCACCAATATGGCGGGGCGCGGTACGGACATCGTATTGGGCGGCAACCTGAAGCACCAGATTGATGCCATCAGAACTGATGAAACCCTGAACGATGATGAAAAAGCCGCACAAATTTCCGCATTGGAAAACGGTTGGCAAGAAGAACACGATAAAGTAATGGAAGCAGGCGGTTTACACATCATCGGTACGGAACGCCACGAAAGCCGCCGTATCGACAACCAATTGCGCGGACGTTCCGGCCGTCAGGGTGACCCCGGCTCCAGCCGCTTCTATCTCTCCTTTGAAGACCCATTGCTGCGCCTCTTCGCGCTCGACCGTGCCGCCGCCATCCTCAACCGCCTTGCACCCGAACGCGGCGTCGCTATCGAACACAACCTACTGACGCGCCAAATCGAAGGTGCTCAACGCAAAGTTGAAGGTAGAAACTTCGATATGCGCAAACAGGTTCTGGAATACGACGACGTCGCCAACGAGCAACGTAAAGTCATTTACAGCCAACGCAACGAAATTTTAACCAGCAAAGACATCAGCGACCTGATGAAGGAAATTCGTTTTGATGTCATCAGCGGACTTGTAGACATATATATGCCGCCGGACAGCATGGAAGAACAATGGGACATTCCGACTCTGGAAAACCGTCTGGCTGCCGAATTCAGACTGCACGAAGACATTCAGTCCTGGCTGAAAGCAGACAATACAATTGACGGTCAAGACATCAAAGAACGCCTGATCGAACGCATCGAAAACGAATATGCCGCCAAAACCGAACTGGTCGGCAAACAGGCAATGGCTGATTTTGAGCGCAACGTCATGCTGCAGGTCATCGACACCCAATGGCGCGAACATCTTGCCGCCATGGACTACCTGCGACAAGGCATACATCTGCGCAGCTATGCTCAAAAAAATCCGAAGCAGGAATATAAACGTGAAGCCTTTACCATGTTCCAAGACCTGTGGAACGGCATCAAATTCCATATTGCCTCCCTGCTTACATCGGTTCAAATCGAACAAAACCCTGCTGCTGCAGTTGAAGAGCAACCCGTCGGCAACATCCAGTCTATCCATTCGGAATCTCCCGATATGGAAGAGCTTTTGGGGCAGTCGCAAACCGATTTGGTTACCGAGGCCTTTAATCCCGATGGAACGGATTTCAGCCCCGAAGCCTTAGAAGCGCGGGGGCAAATCGTCCATAGGAATGATCCCTGCCCATGCGGAAGCGGCTTGAAATATAAACAGTGCCACGGAAAACTGGATTAA
- the rpoD gene encoding RNA polymerase sigma factor RpoD, with amino-acid sequence MSRNQNHEEYQDDTRPLSIEEQRARLRQLIIMGKERGYITYSEINDALPDDMSDADQIDNIVSMISGLGIQVTEHTPDAEDILLSDNAAVTDDDAVEEAEAALSNADSEFGRTTDPVRMYMREMGQVDLLTREDEIIIAKKIENALKNMVQAISACPGSIAEILGLIEKIRKDEIRVDEVVEAIIDPNEVLLNELGLGHLENTAHEEPANDDPDADEDDEESEGDADAISAANLAELKQKVIDHFAQIEKDYKKMISRLEKHHSRHKDYLAYRDAIANKLLEVRFATRQIESLSGNLRNRVENIRKLEREIRDICLDRVHMERDYFIQNFLPEITNLQWVEEEVAKGRVWSNALDRFRHAILEKQTELANMERETRISIEELKEINKNMVSSEKETAAAKQEMIQANLRLVISIAKKYTNRGLQFLDLIQEGNIGLMKAVDKFEYRRGYKFSTYATWWIRQAITRSIADQARTIRIPVHMIETINKMNRISRQHLQETGEEPDSAKLAELMQMPEDKIRKIMKIAKEPISMETPIGDDDDSHLGDFIEDSNNIAPADAAMYTSLHEVTKEILESLTPREAKVLRMRFGIDMNTDHTLEEVGKQFDVTRERIRQIEAKALRKLRHPTRSDRLRSFLDSEDSKL; translated from the coding sequence ATGTCCAGAAACCAAAATCACGAAGAATATCAAGACGACACCCGTCCGTTAAGCATTGAAGAGCAACGCGCGCGCCTGCGCCAGCTCATCATCATGGGTAAAGAACGCGGCTACATCACCTACTCCGAAATCAACGACGCCCTGCCAGACGATATGTCTGATGCCGACCAAATCGACAATATCGTCAGCATGATTTCCGGCTTGGGCATCCAAGTTACCGAACACACACCGGACGCAGAAGACATCCTTTTAAGCGACAATGCCGCCGTTACCGACGATGATGCAGTCGAAGAGGCTGAAGCCGCCCTTTCCAACGCCGATTCCGAGTTCGGCAGAACTACCGACCCCGTCCGTATGTATATGCGTGAGATGGGACAGGTCGACCTGCTGACCCGCGAAGACGAAATCATCATTGCAAAAAAAATCGAAAATGCCCTGAAAAACATGGTTCAGGCAATTTCCGCCTGCCCTGGTTCCATCGCGGAAATCCTAGGGCTAATCGAAAAAATCCGCAAAGACGAAATCCGTGTCGATGAAGTCGTCGAAGCCATTATCGACCCCAACGAAGTCCTGCTGAACGAATTGGGACTCGGACACCTAGAAAACACTGCACACGAAGAGCCAGCCAATGACGACCCGGATGCAGATGAAGATGATGAAGAATCGGAAGGCGATGCGGATGCCATCTCTGCAGCCAATCTTGCTGAACTGAAACAAAAGGTCATCGATCATTTTGCACAAATTGAAAAAGACTATAAGAAAATGATCAGCCGTTTGGAAAAACACCACAGCCGGCACAAAGACTATCTCGCCTACCGCGATGCCATCGCCAACAAACTTTTGGAAGTCCGCTTCGCCACCCGCCAAATCGAGAGCCTAAGCGGCAACCTACGCAACCGTGTCGAAAACATCCGCAAACTCGAACGCGAAATCCGCGATATCTGCCTTGACCGCGTCCATATGGAACGCGACTATTTCATCCAAAACTTCCTGCCCGAAATCACCAACCTGCAATGGGTGGAAGAAGAAGTTGCTAAAGGCAGGGTCTGGAGCAACGCTCTCGACCGCTTCCGCCACGCCATCCTCGAAAAACAAACCGAGTTGGCAAATATGGAAAGAGAAACCCGTATTTCCATCGAAGAGCTGAAAGAAATCAACAAAAATATGGTGTCGAGCGAAAAAGAAACCGCAGCCGCCAAGCAGGAAATGATTCAGGCAAACTTGCGGCTGGTGATTTCCATTGCCAAAAAATACACCAACCGAGGCTTACAGTTCCTTGATTTGATTCAAGAAGGCAATATCGGCTTGATGAAGGCGGTCGATAAATTCGAATACCGCCGCGGCTACAAATTCTCCACCTACGCGACATGGTGGATCCGTCAGGCGATTACCCGTTCGATTGCCGACCAGGCACGCACCATCCGTATCCCGGTGCATATGATTGAAACCATCAACAAGATGAACCGCATCTCCCGCCAGCACCTTCAAGAAACCGGAGAAGAACCGGATTCCGCCAAACTTGCCGAACTGATGCAGATGCCTGAAGACAAAATCCGTAAAATCATGAAAATCGCCAAAGAACCGATTTCCATGGAAACACCTATAGGCGACGACGACGATTCGCACTTGGGCGACTTTATCGAGGATTCCAACAATATTGCTCCGGCTGATGCGGCAATGTACACCAGCCTGCATGAGGTAACCAAAGAAATCCTTGAAAGCCTGACGCCTCGTGAAGCCAAAGTCTTACGTATGCGCTTCGGCATCGACATGAATACCGACCATACGCTTGAAGAAGTTGGCAAACAGTTTGACGTAACCCGCGAACGCATCCGCCAAATTGAGGCAAAAGCACTCCGCAAGTTGCGCCACCCGACTCGCAGCGACCGCTTGAGAAGCTTCTTGGACAGTGAAGACAGCAAGTTGTAA
- the dnaG gene encoding DNA primase — MIPSDFIDELLAKVDIVDIIDEQVPLKKGGANYMACCPFHKEKTPSFSVSPTKQFYHCFSCGAHGSAIGFVMEHQGLSFPEAVQFLADRVGMVVPKVRGQNDNPEVRAERKKKQQTLEETTAAAADFYAQQLKFNPTAKAYLDKRGLSAEVIAHYGLGYAPDGWQPLAQVFQPYPNTALVDTGMVIDNEGRHYDRFRHRIMFPIRNPRGQVIGFGGRVLDDSKPKYLNSPDTPLFDKGKNLYGLYEGRAAVKEAGRILVVEGYMDVVALAQFGVGYGVAALGTATTAEHVKILMRQADSIYFCFDGDSAGRKAAWRALENALPQLKDDKSLHFLFLPEEHDPDSYIRAYGKAQFEDALLNQSKPLSEYFWEHLSDGINLNTQEGKAELVKTSSPLLAQITAPALAYLLKQRLSELVGIDPDNLARLMGQEAPKRHVKQKSYKLPPISVKQPVMLTLVQRQIRSLLINPDWAAYIDLPDYLVLDGDFACLANLAESIKSHAAVPETAQVLEYMRGSPYEETINRIFHSTLQSEEMNSSSEEDCENFQIGMKKLLNELKYSQIEALKQKSLKSGLSESEKKLLLSLLTAKQN; from the coding sequence ATGATTCCATCCGATTTCATTGACGAACTTCTGGCCAAAGTCGATATTGTCGATATTATCGACGAGCAGGTTCCGCTGAAAAAGGGCGGGGCGAACTATATGGCTTGTTGTCCGTTCCACAAGGAAAAGACGCCGTCGTTTTCGGTCAGTCCGACCAAGCAGTTTTACCATTGTTTCAGTTGCGGGGCGCACGGTTCGGCGATTGGTTTTGTGATGGAACATCAGGGGCTGTCGTTTCCAGAGGCAGTGCAGTTTCTTGCCGACCGTGTAGGCATGGTTGTGCCTAAAGTGCGCGGGCAGAACGATAATCCCGAAGTCCGTGCCGAACGTAAGAAGAAACAGCAGACGCTGGAGGAAACGACGGCTGCGGCAGCGGATTTTTACGCGCAACAGTTGAAATTTAATCCGACTGCAAAAGCTTATTTGGACAAGCGCGGCTTGAGTGCGGAAGTCATCGCGCATTATGGTTTGGGCTATGCGCCCGACGGCTGGCAGCCTTTGGCGCAAGTGTTCCAACCGTATCCTAATACCGCGTTAGTGGATACGGGTATGGTGATTGACAATGAAGGTCGGCATTATGACCGCTTCCGTCATCGGATTATGTTTCCTATCCGAAATCCGCGCGGGCAGGTAATCGGTTTCGGCGGCAGGGTGTTGGATGACTCCAAACCCAAATATCTAAACTCTCCCGATACACCTTTGTTTGATAAAGGGAAAAACCTTTACGGCTTGTATGAGGGGCGTGCTGCTGTAAAAGAGGCAGGACGGATTTTGGTGGTCGAAGGCTATATGGACGTGGTCGCGCTGGCGCAGTTCGGCGTAGGCTACGGTGTGGCGGCCTTGGGCACGGCAACAACAGCGGAACACGTCAAAATCCTGATGCGTCAGGCAGACAGTATTTATTTCTGTTTCGACGGCGACAGCGCTGGACGGAAAGCCGCTTGGCGCGCACTGGAAAACGCGTTGCCGCAATTGAAAGACGACAAATCGCTGCATTTTTTATTCCTGCCGGAAGAACACGACCCCGACAGTTACATCCGTGCCTATGGAAAAGCGCAATTTGAAGATGCGCTGTTGAATCAAAGCAAGCCGCTGTCGGAATATTTCTGGGAACATCTTTCAGACGGCATTAATCTCAATACGCAGGAAGGCAAGGCGGAATTGGTGAAAACCAGTTCGCCGCTTTTGGCACAGATTACCGCTCCGGCATTGGCTTATTTGTTGAAACAACGGCTTAGCGAGCTGGTCGGCATCGATCCCGACAATCTCGCCCGACTGATGGGACAGGAAGCGCCGAAGCGGCACGTCAAACAAAAAAGCTACAAACTGCCTCCGATTTCCGTCAAACAGCCCGTCATGCTGACGCTGGTACAGCGGCAAATCCGCAGCCTCTTGATAAATCCTGATTGGGCTGCATATATAGACCTGCCCGATTATTTGGTATTAGACGGCGATTTCGCCTGCCTTGCCAATCTTGCCGAATCGATTAAAAGCCATGCCGCCGTACCCGAAACCGCTCAGGTTTTAGAGTATATGCGTGGCTCGCCTTACGAAGAAACGATAAACCGAATCTTCCATTCGACGCTCCAGTCGGAAGAAATGAACAGCAGCAGCGAAGAAGATTGCGAGAATTTCCAAATCGGCATGAAAAAACTGCTCAATGAGTTAAAATACAGCCAAATCGAAGCATTGAAACAAAAAAGCCTAAAATCGGGCTTAAGTGAAAGTGAAAAAAAACTTTTGCTGTCGCTACTGACCGCAAAACAGAACTGA
- a CDS encoding amino acid ABC transporter permease, with amino-acid sequence MNWPYLIDAIPKFVDAAKLTLELSAYGIVLSLLFGLPVAVVTAYRIRPFYALARTYIELSRNTPLLIQLFFLYYGLPKMGIKWDGFTCGVIALVFLGASYMAEAIRAGILAVPKGQIEAGKAIGLNRFQVFRYVELPQAWAVTVPAIGANVLFLMKETSIVSAVGIAELLFVTKDIIGMDYKTNEALFLLFASYLIILLPVSLLARWAENRVRSAKYGV; translated from the coding sequence ATGAACTGGCCTTATCTGATTGACGCCATACCCAAATTCGTTGACGCAGCAAAGCTGACGCTGGAATTGTCGGCTTATGGCATCGTTTTATCGTTGTTGTTCGGCTTGCCCGTTGCCGTGGTTACGGCATACCGCATCCGCCCCTTCTACGCATTGGCACGCACCTATATCGAGTTGTCGCGCAATACGCCCCTGCTGATTCAGCTGTTTTTCCTGTATTACGGCCTGCCGAAAATGGGCATCAAATGGGACGGCTTCACCTGCGGCGTGATTGCACTGGTTTTCTTGGGTGCAAGCTACATGGCGGAAGCCATCCGCGCCGGCATTCTAGCCGTCCCCAAAGGACAGATTGAAGCGGGCAAGGCAATCGGTTTAAACCGATTTCAAGTCTTCCGCTATGTCGAATTGCCTCAAGCATGGGCGGTCACCGTTCCCGCCATCGGCGCAAACGTATTGTTTCTGATGAAAGAAACATCTATCGTCAGCGCAGTCGGCATTGCGGAATTGCTGTTCGTTACCAAAGACATCATCGGCATGGACTACAAAACCAACGAGGCATTGTTCCTGCTGTTTGCCAGCTACCTGATTATCCTTCTGCCCGTTTCGCTTTTGGCGCGCTGGGCCGAAAACCGCGTACGGAGTGCAAAATATGGTGTTTGA
- a CDS encoding HI_0552 family protein — MLTPKSCDLFNIPFFQFAQLKKYQPESIPQIKADYKENWQIWQQLIQQVAADLGEPFAPPHIERWCNGWQVRAHFFAYFKYAQYKNSAAILSILLNRRRLSVSLDWHCYKADVSPIALPEYNRWLDNFDIEKYAAFDMWHGAESEYDDYRTVAQQSESDRKLQNDEDFFCIGKHIERDDLGKQDVAKWIAETVEDLLPLYEACHGA; from the coding sequence ATGCTGACCCCGAAAAGCTGCGATTTGTTCAATATCCCGTTTTTCCAGTTTGCCCAGCTCAAGAAATACCAGCCCGAAAGCATTCCGCAAATCAAAGCTGACTACAAGGAAAACTGGCAGATATGGCAGCAGCTGATACAGCAGGTCGCTGCAGACTTGGGCGAACCTTTCGCCCCGCCGCATATCGAACGCTGGTGTAACGGCTGGCAGGTGCGCGCCCATTTTTTCGCCTACTTCAAATACGCACAATACAAAAACTCCGCCGCCATCCTGTCGATACTGCTCAACCGCCGCCGCCTGAGCGTCAGCTTGGACTGGCACTGCTACAAAGCCGATGTGTCGCCGATTGCGCTGCCCGAGTACAATCGCTGGCTAGACAATTTTGATATCGAAAAATACGCCGCATTCGATATGTGGCACGGCGCAGAAAGCGAATACGACGACTACCGCACCGTCGCGCAACAAAGCGAATCCGACCGAAAATTGCAAAACGACGAAGACTTCTTCTGCATTGGCAAACACATTGAACGCGATGATTTGGGCAAGCAGGATGTAGCAAAATGGATAGCCGAAACGGTGGAAGATTTGCTGCCGCTTTACGAAGCCTGTCATGGTGCTTGA
- a CDS encoding DciA family protein translates to MNLEHLGRQDSLLSGLLKQAGKWRRLDAAVKKLLPPNLHPHFQTACIEDGGLILLAANNMAASRLKMIVPSVLPQLAGLDEAIRSVSVKVVPKPESRPKTNNLHLSKAALESFDLAAARLEKRHPELAEALAELVRKHGA, encoded by the coding sequence ATGAATCTGGAACATCTGGGCAGGCAGGATTCACTGCTTTCGGGGCTTTTGAAACAGGCGGGGAAATGGCGGCGTTTGGATGCTGCGGTAAAAAAACTGCTTCCCCCTAATCTGCATCCGCACTTTCAGACGGCATGCATCGAAGATGGAGGGCTTATCCTTTTGGCGGCAAACAATATGGCGGCATCGCGTTTGAAGATGATTGTGCCGTCGGTTCTGCCGCAATTGGCCGGTTTGGATGAGGCAATACGGTCTGTTTCGGTTAAGGTTGTACCGAAGCCGGAAAGCCGGCCGAAAACGAATAATCTGCACTTGAGTAAAGCTGCATTGGAAAGTTTTGATTTGGCGGCAGCTAGGCTGGAAAAGCGACATCCTGAATTGGCAGAAGCTTTGGCGGAATTGGTCAGGAAACACGGTGCATAA